In Spirochaetales bacterium, a single genomic region encodes these proteins:
- the cadA gene encoding cadmium-translocating P-type ATPase, whose product MDINGSRHSGHGGGHVAHHRMMIMDFRRRFYVSLFATIPVLILSDFIQNLLHYSLIIPGSRYIVFTLSTFIYFYGGWPFLKGFKDELSKKLPGMMTLIAVAISVAYAYSGVVTFGFEGTPFYWELATLIDIMLAGHWIEMRSVVSASAALEKLAGLMPDIAHRKTGDAINDVPLKEIKKDDVIVVKPGEKIPSDGIVVAGTGYVNESMLTGEARPVKKGEGDRLVGGSLNDDASFEMRVSGTGEDSYLAKVVAMVRDAQAEKSRTQALSDKAAMWLTIIAIAVGITTLIAWLLSGRGLQFSIARMATVMVITCPHALGLAIPLVAARSTALSARNGLLIRNRTAFENSRKITTVLFDKTGTLTKGSFEVSDVAVYDGAFDERSVIGLAAALETQSGHPIAKGIVEKAKAMGVRIEPVSQFREIKGRGVEGSVDGRRVIVAGPGYLKETGLQEPGGGEKSTGETRVFLIADDKPVGSIALSDAIRPESRKAIKKLKDRGIECLMMTGDNRWAAEKVSGELGMDGFFAEVLPDQKLEKVRELQERGEYVAVTGDGVNDAPALAQAQVGIAVGSGTDVAAETADIVLVNNNPLDVAELILFGRATYRKMVQNLVWATGYNVVAIPLAAGVLYGAGFVLSPEIGALLMSLSTVVVAVNAGFIKIRKD is encoded by the coding sequence ATGGACATTAACGGGTCTCGCCATTCAGGGCACGGCGGCGGCCACGTCGCGCATCACCGGATGATGATCATGGATTTCCGCAGGCGTTTTTACGTATCCCTGTTCGCCACCATTCCGGTATTGATTTTATCGGACTTTATACAGAATTTGCTGCACTATTCTCTCATTATTCCCGGTTCAAGGTATATCGTTTTCACCCTCTCCACGTTTATCTATTTTTACGGGGGCTGGCCTTTTCTGAAAGGCTTCAAGGATGAACTCTCCAAAAAGCTTCCGGGAATGATGACGCTTATTGCGGTTGCGATAAGTGTCGCGTATGCGTACAGCGGAGTCGTCACATTCGGGTTCGAAGGAACTCCCTTTTACTGGGAGCTCGCGACCCTTATCGATATCATGCTCGCGGGTCACTGGATAGAAATGCGGTCGGTGGTAAGCGCTTCGGCAGCTTTGGAAAAGCTCGCCGGTCTCATGCCGGATATCGCCCACCGTAAAACGGGAGACGCGATAAACGACGTTCCCCTCAAGGAAATAAAAAAGGATGACGTGATTGTGGTAAAGCCGGGAGAAAAGATTCCGTCGGACGGTATCGTCGTCGCCGGAACCGGGTATGTGAACGAATCGATGCTTACCGGTGAGGCACGCCCCGTTAAAAAGGGAGAAGGGGACAGACTCGTCGGCGGTTCATTGAATGACGACGCTTCGTTCGAAATGCGCGTTTCGGGAACCGGAGAAGATTCATATCTTGCGAAGGTCGTCGCCATGGTACGGGATGCGCAGGCCGAAAAATCTCGGACACAGGCGTTATCCGACAAGGCGGCGATGTGGCTGACGATTATCGCAATCGCAGTCGGAATAACGACGTTGATCGCGTGGCTTCTTTCGGGCCGCGGACTCCAGTTTTCAATCGCGAGGATGGCTACGGTGATGGTGATTACCTGTCCCCACGCGCTCGGGCTTGCAATCCCCCTGGTAGCGGCGCGGTCGACCGCCCTGTCCGCGCGAAACGGCCTCCTGATTCGAAACCGGACGGCCTTCGAGAACTCCAGAAAAATAACGACCGTTCTTTTCGACAAGACGGGAACACTCACGAAAGGCAGTTTCGAGGTCTCGGATGTCGCCGTATATGACGGGGCGTTCGATGAGCGGTCGGTAATCGGGCTTGCTGCCGCCCTCGAAACACAATCGGGACATCCGATCGCAAAAGGCATCGTCGAAAAGGCGAAAGCGATGGGGGTGCGTATCGAGCCTGTGTCGCAATTCAGGGAAATCAAGGGCAGGGGGGTGGAAGGATCGGTTGACGGCAGAAGGGTCATCGTCGCCGGTCCGGGGTATTTGAAGGAGACGGGATTACAGGAACCGGGCGGGGGAGAAAAGAGTACGGGGGAAACGCGCGTTTTTTTGATTGCAGACGATAAACCGGTCGGTTCTATCGCCCTTTCGGATGCGATACGTCCCGAATCCCGTAAAGCGATTAAAAAACTCAAGGACAGGGGAATCGAATGCCTGATGATGACGGGTGACAATCGTTGGGCGGCGGAAAAAGTAAGCGGGGAACTCGGCATGGACGGTTTCTTCGCCGAAGTGCTGCCGGATCAGAAACTTGAGAAGGTCAGGGAATTACAGGAGCGGGGCGAGTATGTGGCGGTGACCGGTGACGGGGTGAATGACGCGCCGGCCCTCGCGCAGGCACAGGTCGGGATCGCCGTCGGGAGCGGAACGGATGTCGCGGCGGAAACCGCCGATATCGTTCTCGTCAACAATAATCCCCTCGATGTCGCTGAGCTTATTCTCTTCGGCAGGGCGACCTACCGTAAAATGGTACAGAATCTTGTCTGGGCGACCGGTTATAATGTCGTGGCCATTCCCCTCGCGGCCGGCGTGTTATACGGGGCCGGGTTTGTTCTCTCTCCGGAGATCGGCGCGCTTCTCATGTCGCTGAGTACCGTGGTCGTCGCGGTCAACGCCGGGTTTATCAAAATCAGAAAGGATTGA
- a CDS encoding YHS domain-containing protein — protein sequence MEKDIICGMDVDPKKTGIKATYKNKTYYFCSPGCKAAFEKEPDKYVAP from the coding sequence ATGGAAAAAGATATCATATGCGGAATGGATGTCGATCCGAAAAAAACAGGAATAAAAGCGACGTATAAAAACAAGACGTATTACTTCTGCTCACCGGGATGCAAAGCCGCTTTTGAAAAGGAACCGGACAAATACGTCGCCCCCTGA
- a CDS encoding SHOCT domain-containing protein: MTFYKSVFIPMILIVMTPFFLSADEGSHDLSVDDVLGEIRAEQGVNLNREIDPEEVSDPLLEKLGEAYMNLMVPDERQHEWMDRMMGGEDSESLEAMHRMMGYRYLTGGGFRGREYRGMMGGMPMMGGYGYYGGGMHPFLFQWWWWPLIVLILAGVVTVIVAVFRRGKHAGPAPLEILKARLAKGEITKEEFDALKQDIL; this comes from the coding sequence ATGACGTTTTATAAAAGTGTTTTTATTCCTATGATATTGATCGTTATGACGCCGTTCTTCCTCTCCGCGGACGAAGGCTCGCACGATCTCAGTGTCGACGACGTACTCGGGGAGATCAGAGCCGAACAGGGGGTGAATCTGAACAGGGAGATCGACCCGGAGGAGGTAAGCGACCCGCTTCTGGAAAAACTCGGAGAAGCATACATGAACCTGATGGTACCGGATGAAAGGCAGCACGAGTGGATGGACAGAATGATGGGAGGAGAGGATTCCGAAAGCCTCGAGGCGATGCACAGAATGATGGGATACCGGTACCTTACGGGCGGAGGCTTCCGCGGCAGGGAGTACCGCGGGATGATGGGGGGAATGCCGATGATGGGCGGATACGGGTACTACGGCGGAGGAATGCATCCGTTCCTCTTTCAATGGTGGTGGTGGCCTCTTATCGTTCTCATTCTTGCCGGAGTAGTCACCGTCATCGTGGCCGTCTTTCGCCGCGGAAAACATGCAGGGCCCGCTCCCCTCGAAATTCTGAAGGCCAGACTGGCGAAAGGCGAAATAACGAAGGAAGAATTCGATGCATTGAAACAGGATATCCTTTAG
- a CDS encoding FecR domain-containing protein, which yields MRIYIYLFIITALVLPWSSCRGKQDTTAPLAGGDRKEELPDTTTPGDEEKAIPAAGEDESEITAEKSSTSDRATTSNGISKKASSVQDDSSKETITRKEPGEGEEGEITYLEGNVGITRNAVSLDASRIDTGTRIMNYDLVSTKENSMVEIEVISARCPATIITVEENTAFTFDINRIDGTETTQLDMFAGSIALKVDALAKSQDLLVNTGETAMGVRGTAFTVTTLPTGEVLVTCKQGRVECKDTSGKRLYAQPGKVVEAGSEAAVQEVNVPVADVETYRDDWYTKKVTLLKGNALLQIKKLAAEYEKRLSQFTEAYRALFAESDIIDKWIQEDKKGATGTNMEVMKEKKTIIGHLYAIQKSLFWFQRIYFRLIELKRFHDLGFGKGNIREGLSTDTFFNNLLKQNIEKKLADIRYIYKLYALRNNGSVPIGSVSDDFTDDDDFFDDGDFFDDDDF from the coding sequence ATGAGAATCTACATATATTTGTTTATAATAACAGCGCTTGTTCTGCCATGGTCATCCTGCCGGGGCAAGCAAGATACGACGGCACCACTTGCCGGCGGGGACCGGAAAGAGGAACTCCCCGATACAACGACACCAGGTGATGAAGAAAAAGCGATACCTGCGGCAGGAGAAGATGAAAGTGAGATAACAGCGGAAAAATCCTCGACATCCGACCGCGCGACAACGAGTAACGGTATTTCCAAAAAGGCCTCTTCGGTACAGGATGATTCCTCGAAGGAAACAATCACAAGAAAAGAACCGGGAGAAGGAGAAGAAGGTGAAATCACCTATCTCGAAGGAAACGTCGGTATTACAAGAAACGCCGTTTCACTCGATGCTTCCCGGATCGATACGGGAACGAGAATAATGAATTACGATCTCGTTTCGACAAAAGAAAATAGTATGGTGGAAATAGAAGTGATCTCGGCGCGATGTCCCGCGACAATTATCACCGTCGAGGAAAACACGGCATTCACATTCGATATCAACAGGATCGATGGAACGGAAACGACACAGCTCGATATGTTTGCGGGTTCTATCGCGTTGAAAGTCGACGCCCTCGCGAAAAGCCAGGATCTTCTCGTGAATACGGGCGAGACCGCCATGGGGGTCAGGGGGACGGCATTTACCGTGACCACACTTCCGACCGGGGAGGTGCTGGTTACCTGCAAGCAGGGACGAGTCGAGTGTAAGGATACCTCGGGAAAACGGCTTTACGCCCAACCGGGAAAGGTCGTCGAAGCGGGAAGTGAAGCCGCCGTACAAGAGGTGAACGTTCCGGTTGCCGATGTCGAGACGTACAGGGACGATTGGTACACGAAAAAGGTAACGCTGTTAAAAGGAAACGCGCTTTTGCAGATCAAAAAGCTTGCCGCCGAATACGAGAAGCGGCTTTCACAGTTCACGGAAGCCTACCGGGCGCTTTTTGCCGAATCGGATATTATCGACAAATGGATACAAGAAGATAAAAAAGGTGCAACGGGTACGAATATGGAGGTGATGAAGGAAAAAAAGACGATCATCGGGCACCTCTACGCGATACAGAAAAGTCTTTTCTGGTTTCAGCGGATTTATTTCAGACTCATCGAACTCAAGCGGTTCCACGATCTCGGTTTCGGAAAGGGGAATATACGTGAAGGCTTATCCACCGATACCTTTTTCAATAATCTTCTTAAACAAAATATCGAAAAAAAACTCGCCGATATCAGGTATATTTATAAATTGTATGCTTTACGCAACAACGGCTCCGTCCCTATCGGAAGCGTTTCGGATGATTTTACAGACGACGATGACTTTTTTGATGACGGCGATTTCTTCGATGACGATGATTTTTAG
- a CDS encoding DUF2156 domain-containing protein, with product MRDELHPCFSGLSDGISEFTFANIYLFRKKNSFQIAELEQGKYIITGKRNNESFFLLPFGIPEKSMLEEMFDRYSLLKLVSEPQTRMLREYGYHVKEDRDNFDYIYLREHLAELEGRKYHKKRNLINAFLNNYNYTGKRIKADNVGDALRVLDLWRESREEDGDYAGAKEALYHIEDLKLCGSIVYVDGNPAAYTLGEELQGGTCFAIHFEKAIGEYKGLYQFINKCFASFLPEKYKTINREQDMGDEGLRQAKMSYRPVGFIKKYRVTRTVQ from the coding sequence ATGCGCGATGAATTACACCCCTGTTTCAGCGGGCTTTCCGATGGCATTTCCGAGTTTACGTTCGCCAATATATATCTTTTCAGGAAAAAGAATTCATTTCAAATAGCGGAATTGGAACAAGGGAAATATATTATAACGGGAAAAAGGAATAACGAATCATTTTTCCTGCTCCCTTTCGGAATTCCCGAAAAATCGATGCTCGAAGAAATGTTCGATCGCTATTCGTTATTGAAACTTGTTTCAGAGCCCCAGACCCGGATGCTCCGGGAGTATGGATATCATGTGAAGGAAGACAGAGATAATTTCGATTATATCTATCTGAGGGAACATCTGGCGGAACTGGAGGGAAGAAAATATCATAAAAAAAGAAATCTTATCAACGCATTCCTCAACAATTATAATTATACGGGAAAACGGATCAAGGCGGATAATGTGGGTGATGCGCTGCGGGTGCTCGATCTGTGGAGAGAATCGAGAGAGGAGGACGGAGACTATGCGGGGGCAAAAGAAGCCCTTTACCATATCGAGGATCTCAAGCTTTGCGGTTCCATCGTCTATGTTGACGGCAATCCGGCGGCATACACACTCGGTGAGGAACTCCAGGGGGGAACGTGTTTCGCGATCCATTTCGAAAAGGCAATCGGCGAATATAAAGGGCTTTATCAGTTCATTAACAAGTGTTTCGCGTCGTTTTTACCGGAAAAATACAAGACGATAAACCGCGAACAGGATATGGGAGACGAGGGCTTAAGGCAGGCAAAAATGAGTTACCGTCCTGTGGGTTTTATCAAGAAATACAGGGTGACACGGACCGTTCAATAG
- the hisA gene encoding 1-(5-phosphoribosyl)-5-[(5-phosphoribosylamino)methylideneamino]imidazole-4-carboxamide isomerase, whose product MIIIPSIDILNGSCVRLYQGKYNQATVYSKDPVEIAHSFEDAGARRIHIIDLDAARGEGRNNRKKIGLIRKAVGATIEVGGGIRTPIDVEELLSIGIDKLILGTVLAQQPTAVASWVKEYGDVFIAGIDAVNGNVKISGWEDNAGVDDVGLACEARDIGFTGIIYTNIAHDGALDGPDIDRTALIAEQSKLPVILSGGIGSEADVEAVVRKAHPGIIGIIIGKAIYEGKVSLPGLLESYH is encoded by the coding sequence ATGATTATTATACCTTCAATCGATATATTGAATGGTTCCTGCGTCCGCCTTTACCAGGGCAAATATAACCAGGCGACGGTATATTCGAAAGATCCTGTGGAGATTGCCCACAGTTTCGAAGATGCGGGTGCGCGGAGAATTCATATTATCGATCTGGATGCCGCCCGTGGTGAAGGACGGAATAACCGTAAAAAAATCGGACTCATAAGAAAGGCAGTCGGTGCGACCATTGAGGTCGGGGGGGGTATCCGAACACCGATCGATGTCGAAGAATTGCTTTCGATCGGTATTGATAAACTTATTCTGGGCACCGTTTTAGCGCAGCAGCCGACGGCGGTCGCTTCCTGGGTAAAAGAATATGGGGATGTTTTTATCGCGGGTATCGATGCTGTGAACGGGAATGTGAAGATATCCGGGTGGGAAGACAATGCCGGGGTCGACGATGTCGGTCTGGCGTGTGAGGCTAGAGACATCGGTTTTACCGGAATTATCTATACGAATATCGCCCATGACGGGGCATTGGACGGGCCGGATATTGACCGGACAGCCCTGATCGCGGAACAATCGAAATTACCCGTTATTCTTTCGGGTGGAATCGGTTCGGAGGCGGATGTGGAAGCGGTAGTACGGAAGGCCCATCCGGGTATTATCGGTATTATTATCGGTAAAGCGATATATGAGGGAAAGGTTTCGCTGCCCGGTCTTCTCGAATCCTATCATTGA
- a CDS encoding chorismate synthase: MIGCHLGRIFQVTVGGGSYQEGLTAVLQGVPAGMSITEPEIYADLLLRKPGADELSSPRKEPDLPVIYCGVNAADTVENAGNKHLTNGTPLCILIPNLDRHFIHIKQYQDTNRTPRPGHASFASFNKYGLADDAIGAGIFSGRYSSTIVAAGAVAKKILAACGIRICSYVKEAAGVNCGDIVHDVAFRYTESYKKMRRDYDPFYQEIYEKGRIHADMRFLEKMSVFAEIEKEIDQVREKAPAIKEEEILEKYRVHHIVNCPDISAAKEMVEAVNRITATGDSSGGIVEIIVDGVPVGLGEPVFYKLDAELGRMLGIGAVKAVEIGAGIKVKDMTGYECNDQMRSEKGKVIFDSNNAGGITGGLATGQPLVIRCTVKPTPTINKKQHTIDKYTLENRDLGAITRRDPTIVARIWPVAENYTALVVLDNLIAHFGYQRLQEIMRQESKQ; the protein is encoded by the coding sequence ATGATCGGTTGCCATCTGGGACGGATTTTTCAGGTAACTGTCGGGGGCGGGTCTTATCAGGAAGGACTGACCGCGGTTTTGCAGGGCGTTCCTGCGGGCATGAGTATTACGGAACCGGAGATCTACGCGGATCTTCTTTTGAGGAAGCCGGGAGCGGATGAACTGTCTTCACCGAGAAAGGAGCCGGATCTTCCGGTCATCTATTGCGGCGTGAACGCCGCCGATACGGTCGAGAACGCGGGAAATAAACATCTGACCAATGGCACGCCGCTCTGTATTCTCATCCCCAATCTCGACAGGCATTTCATTCATATAAAACAATATCAGGATACAAACCGGACCCCGCGGCCGGGACATGCCTCATTCGCATCGTTCAACAAGTACGGACTCGCGGATGATGCGATTGGCGCGGGAATTTTCTCCGGGAGATACTCGAGTACCATCGTCGCCGCGGGTGCCGTGGCCAAGAAAATCCTTGCTGCCTGCGGCATCAGGATTTGTTCGTATGTTAAAGAAGCGGCGGGCGTCAACTGCGGTGATATCGTCCATGATGTCGCCTTCAGATACACCGAATCCTATAAAAAAATGCGGCGGGATTACGATCCCTTTTATCAGGAGATTTATGAAAAAGGACGGATTCATGCCGATATGCGTTTTCTCGAAAAAATGAGTGTATTTGCAGAGATCGAGAAGGAAATCGATCAGGTCAGGGAAAAGGCACCGGCAATAAAGGAAGAGGAAATTCTTGAAAAGTACAGGGTACATCATATTGTCAATTGCCCGGATATTTCGGCCGCAAAGGAAATGGTCGAAGCGGTAAACAGGATAACGGCGACGGGTGATTCGAGCGGCGGTATTGTCGAGATTATCGTCGATGGTGTTCCCGTCGGACTGGGAGAACCGGTCTTTTATAAACTCGATGCGGAACTCGGAAGAATGCTCGGCATCGGAGCGGTCAAGGCAGTCGAGATAGGGGCCGGAATAAAGGTCAAAGATATGACCGGCTACGAATGCAATGATCAGATGCGTTCGGAAAAGGGGAAGGTAATATTCGATTCAAATAACGCCGGCGGAATCACGGGGGGGCTTGCCACCGGACAACCCCTCGTCATTCGTTGTACCGTCAAACCGACACCGACAATCAATAAAAAACAGCATACAATCGACAAATATACCCTCGAAAACAGGGATCTCGGTGCTATTACACGACGTGACCCGACTATCGTTGCCAGAATCTGGCCCGTTGCCGAAAATTATACGGCCCTTGTCGTCCTTGACAATCTCATTGCGCATTTCGGGTACCAACGATTGCAGGAGATTATGCGGCAGGAATCAAAACAGTAA
- a CDS encoding phosphotransferase, producing the protein MKSLPDFVKNTLSPRFGADPPSIIFLGGGQDWSDGIVFRFEHSEGERVIKFVDFAQTDDKALFRMEEKILYIKRMSESGTSVIEPELSVNGNHFEICSFEGKNWLAYSYPYVPGRPVNAGDTVVRNGMFHRHIGTILGKLHTVASELPEEGFTANKKKQSLLSDWTEEWEFFRSWCRDDEVGSAWERLKHAVLRLDVERKVYGFIHNDAHAANFIFNPASATGQERNKFDLTLIDFDVARFHFFTCEVAAALYSFVSLETGGLETIRTLDKDRKRFLYSSFMKGYEQFRSPLPEWLDHLRLFIQYRRCLLFMPFQEQTAKYPAWRKRWKKRIMENDKKLFG; encoded by the coding sequence ATGAAGAGCTTACCGGATTTTGTAAAAAACACGCTGTCACCGCGATTCGGTGCCGATCCCCCGTCCATTATCTTTTTGGGTGGGGGTCAGGACTGGTCGGACGGGATAGTGTTTCGGTTCGAACATAGTGAGGGTGAACGTGTTATAAAGTTTGTCGATTTTGCACAAACGGATGATAAAGCGTTGTTCCGCATGGAAGAAAAGATTTTGTATATAAAACGGATGTCGGAAAGCGGAACGAGCGTCATTGAACCCGAATTGTCGGTCAACGGGAATCATTTTGAGATATGTTCTTTTGAAGGAAAAAACTGGCTCGCTTATTCTTATCCGTATGTCCCCGGAAGACCGGTGAATGCGGGCGATACTGTTGTCAGGAACGGCATGTTTCACAGACATATCGGCACGATCCTCGGGAAATTACATACCGTTGCATCGGAATTACCGGAAGAAGGGTTTACCGCTAATAAAAAGAAGCAGAGTCTGCTGTCTGACTGGACGGAGGAATGGGAGTTCTTCCGCTCGTGGTGCCGGGATGATGAAGTGGGTTCGGCCTGGGAAAGGTTGAAGCATGCCGTTCTGCGTCTTGATGTCGAGCGAAAAGTCTACGGATTCATACACAATGATGCCCATGCCGCGAATTTTATCTTCAATCCGGCTTCGGCAACAGGACAGGAGCGTAATAAATTCGATCTCACCCTGATTGATTTTGATGTGGCACGATTCCATTTTTTTACCTGCGAAGTCGCGGCGGCCCTGTATTCATTCGTCAGCCTCGAAACCGGCGGGCTGGAAACCATACGGACACTCGATAAAGATCGGAAGCGGTTTTTATATTCATCTTTTATGAAGGGGTACGAACAATTCAGGAGTCCCTTGCCGGAGTGGCTGGATCATCTGAGGTTGTTCATTCAATACAGGCGTTGTCTTCTCTTCATGCCGTTCCAGGAACAGACCGCAAAATATCCTGCCTGGCGAAAACGCTGGAAGAAGCGGATCATGGAGAATGATAAAAAGCTGTTTGGCTGA